The proteins below come from a single Fodinicola acaciae genomic window:
- a CDS encoding LysE family translocator, which produces MDELTALAVFSLVSSGSPGPNNILLWASGLRFGLGRTVAHIVGTPLGIGAMAVTVAAGVGVFVTTVPAVAFALKLAGSLYLLYLAYRIAVSDAMRRAEIAKPLGVGRAVAFQCVNAKAWIFVLAGISAFRPAGLPVAVGSVLVVATMMIVVLLAAAAWAAGGSVINRVVSNERAHRVISVILAVLLAASVVQLWL; this is translated from the coding sequence ATGGACGAACTGACCGCTCTCGCGGTTTTCTCACTGGTGAGCTCCGGCAGCCCCGGCCCCAACAACATCCTGCTGTGGGCCTCCGGCCTGCGGTTTGGCTTAGGGCGTACGGTCGCACACATCGTCGGCACGCCGTTGGGGATCGGCGCGATGGCGGTGACCGTCGCCGCCGGCGTCGGCGTCTTCGTCACGACCGTACCGGCGGTGGCGTTTGCGTTGAAGCTGGCCGGATCTCTCTATCTGCTCTATCTCGCGTATCGGATCGCGGTCAGCGATGCCATGCGGCGCGCCGAAATCGCCAAGCCACTCGGTGTCGGCCGAGCGGTCGCGTTCCAGTGCGTCAACGCGAAGGCGTGGATTTTCGTGCTGGCGGGGATAAGCGCATTTCGGCCGGCCGGCCTACCGGTGGCGGTTGGCAGCGTACTCGTCGTCGCCACCATGATGATCGTCGTCCTGCTCGCGGCCGCGGCATGGGCCGCTGGTGGCAGTGTCATCAACCGAGTGGTCAGCAACGAGCGCGCGCATCGCGTGATCAGCGTGATCCTCGCCGTGTTGCTGGCCGCGTCTGTTGTTCAGCTGTGGTTATAG
- a CDS encoding MarR family winged helix-turn-helix transcriptional regulator, whose amino-acid sequence MAFVSEPELPLTLYLVKRLELVTRALLDDALRPFGLTSLQYTALTVLENTGQLSSAQLARRSFLRAQTMHEMVLTLEKRGLIGRQPKDGNRRILLADLTDAGRTLLAECEPAVHELEHALLADLTPRQREVFRDNLRKRVAVLSQLAESRQP is encoded by the coding sequence ATGGCGTTTGTGAGTGAACCCGAACTGCCGCTGACGCTCTATCTGGTGAAGCGCCTGGAATTGGTGACCCGCGCGCTGCTGGACGACGCGCTGCGGCCGTTTGGCCTGACCTCGTTGCAATATACCGCGTTGACCGTGCTCGAAAATACCGGGCAGTTGTCTTCCGCCCAGCTGGCGCGACGGTCGTTCCTGCGGGCGCAGACGATGCACGAGATGGTGCTGACGCTGGAAAAGCGTGGGCTGATCGGTCGGCAACCAAAAGACGGCAACCGGCGCATACTGCTCGCCGACCTGACCGATGCGGGCCGCACCCTGCTCGCTGAGTGCGAGCCAGCCGTGCACGAGTTGGAGCACGCGTTGCTCGCCGACCTCACGCCGCGACAGCGTGAGGTTTTCCGTGACAACCTGCGTAAACGCGTGGCTGTGCTGTCGCAGCTCGCGGAGAGCCGTCAGCCGTAG
- a CDS encoding Scr1 family TA system antitoxin-like transcriptional regulator: MPPESPTVASWELNSRLKLRRVELGMDVDVICKALRFTRNYWSAVENDRKILAADKLDQLLDVLEFDKDEKAELSQLREVAKRRGWWMNYSALFDESVLRYFGLEHGAQSIRTYESLLVPGLLQTPEYAYALMSKSIRVRKIEAQQRLEVRMRRQERLRGPDPLQLTAVFSEATLLQQVGGPAVRYQQLQHLAKTIEDHPDNIEVRIVPFTATTHELFGASTFHLIDFESSQLDTLIWQEMSYIWGIISDERAIHRASLVYGEAMETSLSTADSLELIRVRLKELRP; the protein is encoded by the coding sequence ATGCCACCGGAATCGCCGACGGTTGCCAGCTGGGAGCTCAATTCGCGGCTCAAGCTGCGTCGCGTCGAACTCGGCATGGACGTCGACGTCATCTGCAAAGCGCTTCGATTCACCCGCAACTACTGGTCGGCGGTCGAGAACGACCGCAAGATCCTGGCCGCTGACAAGCTCGACCAACTGCTCGACGTGCTCGAGTTCGACAAGGACGAAAAGGCTGAGCTGAGCCAGCTGCGCGAAGTCGCGAAACGGCGTGGCTGGTGGATGAACTACTCAGCGCTGTTTGACGAATCGGTCCTGCGCTATTTCGGCCTTGAACACGGCGCACAAAGCATTCGCACCTACGAGAGCTTGCTCGTCCCAGGACTTCTCCAGACGCCGGAATATGCGTACGCCCTCATGTCCAAGAGCATCCGCGTACGCAAGATCGAAGCGCAGCAACGACTCGAGGTGCGGATGCGACGCCAGGAACGGCTGCGCGGACCTGACCCTCTACAACTTACCGCTGTCTTCAGCGAAGCCACACTACTGCAGCAAGTCGGCGGACCAGCGGTGCGCTATCAGCAACTCCAGCATCTCGCCAAGACGATCGAGGATCACCCGGACAACATTGAGGTTCGGATCGTTCCGTTCACGGCGACGACACACGAGCTCTTCGGCGCCTCGACGTTCCACTTGATTGACTTCGAAAGCTCTCAACTCGACACCCTTATCTGGCAGGAGATGTCATATATTTGGGGCATCATCAGCGACGAGCGGGCCATCCACAGAGCCTCACTCGTGTACGGTGAAGCTATGGAAACGAGTCTCAGCACCGCAGACTCGCTCGAGTTGATCAGAGTGCGACTCAAAGAACTGCGACCATGA
- a CDS encoding Lrp/AsnC family transcriptional regulator encodes MRNKPRLDSIDRAILFHLQQDGRLTNVELAKRVGLTPPPCLRRVKRLEADGVITGYRARIDPIAAGLGLEVIVSIEVGVTDLQTLDGLEATIAGYEEVIELRRLFGTPDYLMRVLVADHAAYEEFQTKKIIGIPGVARVISHLTMKKIKVHD; translated from the coding sequence ATGCGCAACAAACCGAGACTCGACAGCATCGATCGCGCCATTTTGTTTCACCTCCAGCAGGACGGACGGCTCACCAACGTCGAGCTGGCCAAGCGCGTCGGCCTCACTCCGCCGCCGTGCCTGCGACGCGTCAAGCGGCTGGAGGCCGACGGCGTCATCACCGGCTATCGAGCCCGCATCGATCCGATCGCCGCCGGGCTCGGCCTGGAGGTGATCGTGTCGATCGAGGTCGGCGTGACCGACCTGCAGACCCTCGATGGTCTGGAGGCCACCATCGCCGGCTACGAGGAGGTGATCGAGCTGCGCAGGCTGTTTGGCACGCCGGATTACTTGATGCGCGTGCTGGTCGCCGACCACGCGGCGTACGAGGAGTTCCAGACCAAGAAGATCATCGGAATTCCCGGGGTCGCGCGGGTCATCTCGCATCTGACCATGAAGAAGATCAAGGTCCACGACTAG
- a CDS encoding acyl-CoA synthetase, which translates to MRNQGLGSWPARRARTAPQAVAIRYGETDITYATLRERVDRLARGLFDAGVRQGDRVAYLGPNHPAYLDTLFACGQLGAIFVPINFRLTEPEIEYVLDDSAATALVHTAAYASVASSRRLLRIPVIDNDRVGLESAAEPLDMPVTLDDACLIMYTSGSTGRPKGAVLTHGNLAWNCMNVLVDSDVHSDERALINAPLFHIAALGMVCLPTLLKGGTVILQSTFDPAAVLSAIENDRVTVMFGVPTMYDAVATHQNWPAADLSSIRRLLCGGAPVPLETIRRYLERGLSFLQGYGMTEASPGALLLDKANAVAKAGSAGVPMFFTDVRVVDPAGDDVSAGERGEIVVKGPNVMPGYWHRPDATAQVLRDGWFHSGDVATIDNDGFVTVVDRLKDMIISGGENVYPAEVENEIFAYPGVRSCAVIGVTDEKWGEVGKAIVVADSTVRAEELLEFLRERLAGFKVPKSVEFAIELPMTGSGKVRKAELRKIYG; encoded by the coding sequence ATGCGCAACCAGGGGCTGGGATCGTGGCCGGCGCGGCGCGCTCGGACGGCGCCGCAGGCGGTCGCGATTCGGTACGGTGAAACAGATATCACATACGCGACGCTAAGAGAACGCGTCGACCGACTGGCGCGCGGCCTGTTCGACGCCGGCGTGCGGCAAGGCGACCGCGTCGCGTATCTCGGACCCAACCACCCCGCCTATCTGGACACCCTGTTTGCCTGCGGACAACTCGGCGCGATCTTCGTGCCGATCAACTTCCGGCTCACCGAGCCGGAAATCGAGTACGTGCTGGACGACTCCGCCGCCACGGCATTGGTGCACACTGCAGCCTACGCGAGTGTGGCCAGCAGCCGTCGTCTGCTGAGAATTCCGGTCATCGACAACGACCGGGTCGGCCTGGAAAGCGCGGCTGAGCCGCTGGACATGCCGGTGACTCTGGACGATGCCTGCCTGATCATGTACACCTCCGGCAGCACCGGCCGACCGAAAGGTGCCGTGCTGACGCACGGAAACCTGGCCTGGAACTGCATGAACGTCCTGGTCGACAGCGACGTGCACAGCGACGAACGCGCGCTGATCAACGCGCCGCTCTTTCACATCGCCGCGCTCGGCATGGTCTGCCTGCCGACGTTGCTCAAAGGTGGCACGGTCATCCTGCAGTCGACCTTCGATCCGGCTGCGGTGTTGTCGGCGATCGAAAACGACCGCGTGACGGTGATGTTTGGCGTGCCGACAATGTACGATGCCGTTGCGACGCACCAAAACTGGCCAGCTGCGGACCTGTCCAGCATACGCCGGCTGCTTTGCGGTGGCGCACCGGTGCCACTGGAGACGATCCGCCGCTATCTCGAGCGCGGACTGTCTTTCCTGCAGGGATACGGGATGACGGAGGCTTCGCCGGGCGCTCTTCTGCTGGACAAGGCAAACGCCGTCGCCAAGGCCGGAAGTGCCGGCGTGCCAATGTTTTTCACCGACGTACGCGTCGTCGACCCGGCCGGCGACGACGTGTCCGCTGGAGAACGCGGCGAAATCGTGGTCAAAGGACCAAACGTCATGCCGGGCTATTGGCATCGACCAGACGCGACCGCGCAGGTGTTGCGAGACGGCTGGTTTCACTCCGGCGACGTGGCCACGATCGACAACGATGGCTTCGTGACGGTCGTCGACCGGCTGAAGGACATGATTATTTCCGGCGGCGAGAACGTCTATCCGGCCGAGGTCGAAAACGAGATCTTCGCCTATCCCGGCGTACGCTCATGTGCCGTCATCGGAGTCACCGACGAAAAATGGGGTGAGGTCGGCAAGGCCATCGTGGTCGCTGACTCGACCGTACGCGCCGAGGAGCTGCTTGAGTTTCTGCGCGAACGGCTGGCCGGTTTCAAGGTGCCGAAATCGGTGGAGTTCGCCATCGAGCTGCCGATGACCGGCTCCGGCAAGGTGCGCAAGGCCGAGCTGCGGAAGATCTACGGCTGA
- a CDS encoding M20 family metallopeptidase, giving the protein MRNQVNAWLDERVDEMAALLVRLIAVDSENPPGRALGQCARILRDAMENLGLGPEIIDIAAHQELEEPSIVRGGVGSGDRLLYFHGHFDVVPAQDRRQFTAVRRDGRIVGRGSADMKGGVVSMLYGAAAADALGLLGDGRIVLQLVCDEETGSVAGAGHLRAAGMIDPRAVAMLTAEPSGGSVWNAARGALSLHVNVRGREAHVGQADRGVNAFRHLVHIARPVFDYAEEMAGRHTDFPMDPDDATGSMLVVGGRSGGGSNFNVVPGSAFFTVDGRYNPEEDLDGELKRLTGIIEQAAAEVGADAAIEVTQRQPAAGTAATHPAASALGRVIAEVEGRPARFEMCAGILETRWYDQLGIPAFGYGPGRLDVSHGPSEYVDEAAMRRCAAVYALYANEMLS; this is encoded by the coding sequence ATGCGAAACCAGGTCAATGCATGGCTCGATGAGCGAGTCGACGAGATGGCGGCGTTGTTGGTGCGGCTGATCGCGGTCGACTCCGAGAACCCTCCCGGCCGCGCGCTCGGGCAGTGCGCGCGGATCCTGCGCGATGCCATGGAAAATCTCGGCCTCGGTCCGGAAATCATCGACATAGCCGCACATCAGGAGCTGGAAGAGCCGAGCATCGTACGCGGCGGTGTCGGCAGCGGCGACAGACTTCTCTATTTTCACGGCCATTTCGACGTGGTGCCGGCGCAGGACCGCCGGCAGTTCACCGCCGTACGCCGCGACGGCCGGATCGTCGGTCGCGGCAGTGCGGACATGAAAGGCGGCGTGGTCAGCATGCTCTACGGCGCGGCCGCGGCCGACGCGCTCGGGCTGCTTGGCGACGGCCGGATCGTGCTGCAGCTGGTCTGTGACGAGGAAACCGGCAGTGTCGCCGGCGCCGGTCACCTCCGCGCGGCCGGCATGATCGACCCGCGGGCGGTGGCCATGCTGACCGCCGAGCCCAGCGGCGGCAGCGTGTGGAACGCCGCGCGCGGCGCGCTTTCGTTGCATGTGAACGTACGCGGACGGGAAGCACATGTCGGACAGGCCGACCGCGGTGTCAACGCGTTCCGGCATCTGGTGCACATCGCGCGTCCGGTTTTCGACTATGCCGAGGAAATGGCCGGCCGGCACACCGACTTTCCGATGGATCCTGACGATGCCACCGGTTCGATGCTGGTGGTCGGTGGCAGGTCAGGCGGCGGCTCGAACTTCAACGTCGTCCCCGGCTCGGCATTCTTCACCGTGGATGGCCGCTACAACCCCGAAGAAGACCTCGACGGCGAGCTCAAGCGGCTCACCGGCATCATCGAGCAGGCGGCCGCCGAGGTCGGGGCCGATGCGGCGATCGAGGTGACGCAACGACAACCGGCGGCTGGCACGGCAGCGACGCATCCGGCCGCGTCGGCTCTTGGCCGGGTCATCGCCGAGGTCGAAGGACGGCCGGCGCGGTTCGAGATGTGCGCCGGCATCCTGGAAACCCGTTGGTATGACCAGCTTGGCATCCCGGCCTTCGGCTACGGTCCCGGCCGGCTCGACGTGTCACACGGACCGTCCGAGTATGTCGACGAGGCGGCGATGCGTCGATGTGCGGCTGTCTATGCCTTGTATGCCAACGAAATGCTGTCCTAG
- a CDS encoding dihydrofolate reductase family protein: MRKLTVMAFLSLDGVVQGPGGSDEDRDGGFRHGGWAVPHIDEQHIKDVGEFANSASALLVGRRTYDIFAATWPLAAADDPIGAKMNGVRKYVASRTLSSVSWQNSTLLTGDVHTAVERLKSSDGGDIQVHGSGAMIQTLLDLVDEFRLYVFPVLVGSGKRLFGNGTVPAGLRLVEATTSKTGVVAATYTRAGELTYGAMGPETGNW; encoded by the coding sequence ATGCGCAAGCTGACAGTGATGGCTTTTCTGTCCCTGGACGGCGTAGTCCAGGGGCCGGGTGGCAGCGACGAGGACCGCGACGGCGGATTCCGGCACGGCGGCTGGGCCGTGCCGCACATTGACGAGCAGCACATCAAGGACGTTGGTGAGTTTGCCAACAGCGCCAGCGCACTGCTCGTCGGCCGCCGCACGTACGACATCTTCGCGGCGACCTGGCCGTTGGCGGCGGCCGACGATCCGATTGGTGCGAAGATGAACGGAGTGCGGAAATATGTCGCCTCGCGCACGCTCAGCTCGGTGTCGTGGCAGAATTCGACGCTGCTCACCGGCGATGTTCACACCGCGGTCGAGCGGCTGAAGTCCAGTGACGGCGGCGACATCCAGGTGCATGGCAGTGGCGCGATGATCCAGACGCTGCTCGACCTCGTCGACGAATTCCGGCTCTATGTCTTTCCGGTGCTCGTCGGCTCTGGCAAACGACTTTTCGGCAATGGCACGGTCCCGGCCGGCCTGCGACTGGTCGAGGCGACCACCTCGAAAACCGGTGTCGTCGCCGCGACGTACACTCGAGCCGGCGAGCTCACCTATGGCGCGATGGGGCCGGAAACCGGGAACTGGTGA
- a CDS encoding helix-turn-helix transcriptional regulator yields the protein MDQVRAWRPAVPGVVEVFHARFATYAYPAHAHRTWTVFLVDDGVIRYDLDRHPHGSDATVVSVLPPHVIHDGRPATSGGFRKRVLYVDDSVLGEHLVGPAVDHPVVTDRLLRDRLSVAHQVLDRGDALEAESRLAFVFERLRRHLRDRPSHAPATGSELAEQLRALLDDNVTGSLTLAAAGRRLGAHPAHLVRSFTRTYGIAPHAYVLSRRVELARRRLLDGEPLAEVAVGVGFYDQAHFTRHFKRYAGITPGRFVTSSRFPAPSRHR from the coding sequence ATGGACCAGGTGCGTGCGTGGAGGCCCGCGGTGCCAGGCGTGGTCGAGGTGTTCCACGCCCGGTTCGCCACCTACGCCTATCCGGCGCACGCGCATCGCACGTGGACGGTTTTTCTGGTGGACGACGGCGTCATCCGCTATGACCTGGACCGGCATCCGCACGGCTCGGACGCCACCGTGGTCAGTGTCCTGCCGCCGCATGTCATCCACGACGGCCGGCCGGCGACCAGCGGCGGTTTCCGGAAAAGAGTGCTGTATGTCGACGACTCCGTGCTCGGCGAGCACCTGGTCGGTCCGGCCGTCGACCATCCGGTGGTGACCGACCGGCTGTTGCGCGACCGGCTTTCCGTCGCACACCAGGTGCTCGACCGCGGTGACGCGCTCGAAGCCGAAAGCCGGCTCGCCTTCGTTTTCGAGCGCCTGCGCCGTCATCTGCGCGACCGGCCATCGCATGCGCCAGCAACCGGCAGCGAGCTGGCCGAGCAACTGCGCGCACTGCTCGATGACAACGTGACCGGTTCGCTGACGCTGGCCGCCGCCGGTCGCCGCCTAGGTGCGCATCCGGCGCATCTTGTCCGCAGTTTCACGCGTACGTACGGGATCGCGCCACATGCGTACGTTCTCAGCCGGCGCGTCGAGCTGGCACGCCGCCGGCTCCTCGACGGCGAGCCGCTCGCCGAGGTCGCCGTCGGTGTCGGATTCTATGACCAGGCGCATTTTACCCGGCATTTCAAGCGATACGCCGGCATCACGCCGGGCCGTTTCGTCACCAGTTCCCGGTTTCCGGCCCCATCGCGCCATAGGTGA
- a CDS encoding Gfo/Idh/MocA family protein: MADANWVVGIVGAGGIAQAHIPAWQAEGAQVVLYSPYDGVERIAEKVGARAVHSYEELLETVDGVDICSPTPTHRDYVLAAAAAGRHVLCEKPLALEPADALEMIEACEAAGVQLYPAHVVRFFPEYALMRQRVAAGDIGRPAILRFSRTGRFPGWSPWFGQDELSGGLVTDQMIHDLDIARWVAGPVDRVYAVENSGGSVRMAMVTLTHGSGALSHVHGVWGLPETKFRTSFEVSGDKGILRYDSAADQTLRVELGGGSGGGEAWPSVVTTMTPYHLEIAAFYAAFRGGPVPRVSARDGLVAVELAAAARESMRSGSAVDFVEGGAK, translated from the coding sequence GTGGCTGATGCGAACTGGGTTGTGGGGATTGTCGGGGCCGGCGGCATAGCGCAGGCACACATTCCGGCCTGGCAGGCCGAAGGTGCGCAGGTGGTGCTCTATTCGCCGTACGACGGCGTGGAGCGGATCGCCGAGAAAGTCGGCGCGCGGGCCGTACACAGTTATGAGGAGCTGCTGGAGACGGTCGACGGTGTGGACATCTGTTCGCCGACTCCGACCCATCGTGACTACGTGCTGGCGGCCGCGGCGGCGGGTCGGCATGTGTTGTGTGAGAAGCCGTTGGCATTGGAGCCGGCCGACGCGCTCGAGATGATCGAGGCGTGTGAGGCCGCCGGCGTGCAGCTCTATCCGGCGCACGTCGTACGGTTTTTCCCCGAATACGCGCTGATGCGGCAACGCGTCGCGGCCGGCGACATCGGTCGGCCGGCGATTCTGCGGTTTTCCCGGACCGGCCGGTTTCCCGGCTGGAGCCCGTGGTTTGGCCAGGACGAGCTGTCCGGCGGGCTGGTGACCGACCAGATGATCCACGACCTGGACATCGCCCGCTGGGTCGCCGGACCGGTGGATCGCGTTTACGCGGTGGAAAACTCCGGTGGCTCGGTGCGCATGGCGATGGTCACGCTGACGCACGGAAGCGGAGCGTTGAGCCATGTGCACGGTGTGTGGGGACTGCCGGAGACGAAGTTTCGGACGTCCTTTGAGGTTTCCGGCGACAAAGGCATCCTGCGCTACGACAGCGCCGCCGACCAGACGCTGCGGGTCGAGCTCGGCGGCGGGTCTGGTGGCGGTGAGGCCTGGCCGTCGGTGGTGACCACGATGACGCCGTATCACCTGGAAATTGCCGCGTTTTACGCGGCCTTCCGCGGCGGCCCGGTGCCGCGCGTGTCGGCCAGGGACGGCTTGGTCGCGGTGGAGTTGGCCGCGGCGGCGCGCGAGTCGATGCGGTCCGGCAGCGCGGTGGATTTCGTCGAAGGGGGAGCGAAATGA